The following coding sequences lie in one Ostrinia nubilalis chromosome 2, ilOstNubi1.1, whole genome shotgun sequence genomic window:
- the LOC135084067 gene encoding serine/threonine-protein kinase polo isoform X4, producing MAEMSGKHKTVTCTCFLANFKMSSIKEDEKKEIPEIIHDPQTNCSYQRLRFFGKGGFAKCYEIQDLANHQVYAGKIVSKKLMVKTSQKEKMAQEISIHRSLQHKHVVGFHSFFEDSLNIYIILELCKRRSMMELHKRRKAITEPETRFYMHQILLGVQYLHSKRIIHRDLKLGNLFLDDDLHVKIGDFGLAARIEYEGERKQTLCGTPNYIAPEILTKKGHSFEVDIWSLGCIMYTLLVGKPPFETSTLKDTYKRIKQCEYRIPSSLRKPAASMIVLQLQSNPARRPSVDKLLQHEFFSSGILPAALPVSCLTTAPRTDQLEGVALHRRPLNEVNTNVDHAMAVDSPVKREPGAEPRAVEPTSHRQNLVALRDQLAALLVGKLKCRPECLTDELSDPAAQPLVWVGKWVDYSDKYGFGYQLCDESVGVMFNDTTKLIMLANGLNVHYINRQGQEQYMTMREYPQELDKKMKLLTYFRRYMTEHLMKAGASMPVRESDGLSRLPHLHQWFRTTLAVIMYLTNGTLQINFQDHTKIILCPLMQAVTYIDVEKNFRTFRFSTIEEHGCDKKLYTNLTYALEKLNSVLANKLC from the exons TTTAAAATGTCCTCGATCAAAGAAGATGAAAAGAAAGAGATTCCTGAAATCATACACGACCCTCAAACCAACTGTTCCTATCAAAGGTTGCGATTTTTCGGAAAG GGTGGCTTTGCAAAATGCTACGAAATACAGGACTTGGCCAACCACCAAGTTTATGCTGGCAAAATTGTGTCAAAGAAGTTGATGGTGAAGACCAGCCAGAAAGAGAAGATGGCTCAGGAGATATCAATCCACAGGTCCTTGCAGCACAAGCATGTGGTTGGCTTCCACAGCTTCTTTGAGGACTCCCTAAACATATACATTATACTAGAGCTTTGTAAGAGACGG tcAATGATGGAGCTTCACAAACGTAGAAAAGCAATCACCGAGCCGGAGACCCGGTTCTACATGCATCAGATCTTGCTCGGAGTGCAGTACTTGCATAGCAAGCGGATCATCCACCGGGACTTGAAACTCGGCAATCTGTTCCTTGACGATGACCTCCATGTCAAGATTGGAGATTTTGGCCTTGCAGCCAGAATTGAATATGAAG GAGAGAGAAAGCAGACTTTATGCGGCACACCCAACTACATTGCACCAGAGATATTGACGAAGAAGGGCCACTCCTTCGAAGTGGACATCTGGAGCTTGGGATGCATCATGTACACCCTCCTCGTGGGGAAGCCGCCCTTTGAGACTTCTACACTCAAGGACACCTATAAGAGGATCAAGCAGTGTGAATACAG GATCCCATCGTCGCTGCGCAAGCCGGCAGCGTCCATGATAGTGCTGCAGCTTCAGTCCAACCCGGCGCGGCGGCCGTCGGTGGACAAACTACTGCAGCACGAGTTCTTCTCGTCTGGCATCCTGCCAGCTGCGCTGCCGGTGTCCTGCCTCACGACCGCGCCTCGTACCGACCAGCTGGAGGGCGTGGCGCTCCACCGCCGCCCGCTCAACGAGGTCAACACCAATG TAGATCACGCGATGGCGGTGGACTCGCCGGTGAAGCGCGAGCCGGGCGCCGAGCCGCGCGCCGTGGAGCCCACGTCGCACCGCCAGAACCTCGTCGCGCTGCGCGACCAACTCGCCGCGCTGCTTGTGGGGAAG CTGAAATGCCGGCCAGAATGCCTGACGGACGAGCTCAGCGACCCGGCCGCCCAGCCGCTGGTGTGGGTCGGCAAGTGGGTGGACTACAGCGACAAGTACGGCTTCGGCTACCAGCTCTGCGATGAGAGCGTCGGCGTCATGTTCAACGACACCACCAAGCTCATCATGCTCGCCAATGGACT AAATGTGCATTACATCAACCGACAGGGCCAGGAGCAGTACATGACAATGCGGGAGTATCCGCAAGAGCTTGACAAGAAGATGAAACTACTCACTTACTTCAGAAGATACATGACTGAACACCTCATGAAAGCTG GTGCGTCGATGCCGGTCAGAGAGAGTGATGGACTGTCGCGATTGCCGCATCTGCACCAGTGGTTCAGAACGACGCTAGCAGTCATCATGTACCTCACAAATGGAACTCTACAG ATTAACTTCCAAGACCACACGAAAATCATACTTTGCCCACTCATGCAAGCAGTGACATACATTGACGTCGAGAAGAACTTCAGAACATTCCGCTTCAGCACAATTGAAGAGCATGGCTGTGATAAGAAGTTATACACAAACCTTACATACGCTTTAGAGAAACTAAACAGTGTATTAGCTAATAAGCTTTGCTAG
- the LOC135084067 gene encoding serine/threonine-protein kinase polo isoform X2, translating into MAEMSGKHKTVTCTCFLANFKMSSIKEDEKKEIPEIIHDPQTNCSYQRLRFFGKGGFAKCYEIQDLANHQVYAGKIVSKKLMVKTSQKEKMAQEISIHRSLQHKHVVGFHSFFEDSLNIYIILELCKRRSMMELHKRRKAITEPETRFYMHQILLGVQYLHSKRIIHRDLKLGNLFLDDDLHVKIGDFGLAARIEYEGERKQTLCGTPNYIAPEILTKKGHSFEVDIWSLGCIMYTLLVGKPPFETSTLKDTYKRIKQCEYSEGVELALRLCCAGPWHKLGSRYAQALVEHKTVSQQYRIPSSLRKPAASMIVLQLQSNPARRPSVDKLLQHEFFSSGILPAALPVSCLTTAPRTDQLEGVALHRRPLNEVNTNDHAMAVDSPVKREPGAEPRAVEPTSHRQNLVALRDQLAALLVGKLKCRPECLTDELSDPAAQPLVWVGKWVDYSDKYGFGYQLCDESVGVMFNDTTKLIMLANGLNVHYINRQGQEQYMTMREYPQELDKKMKLLTYFRRYMTEHLMKAGASMPVRESDGLSRLPHLHQWFRTTLAVIMYLTNGTLQINFQDHTKIILCPLMQAVTYIDVEKNFRTFRFSTIEEHGCDKKLYTNLTYALEKLNSVLANKLC; encoded by the exons TTTAAAATGTCCTCGATCAAAGAAGATGAAAAGAAAGAGATTCCTGAAATCATACACGACCCTCAAACCAACTGTTCCTATCAAAGGTTGCGATTTTTCGGAAAG GGTGGCTTTGCAAAATGCTACGAAATACAGGACTTGGCCAACCACCAAGTTTATGCTGGCAAAATTGTGTCAAAGAAGTTGATGGTGAAGACCAGCCAGAAAGAGAAGATGGCTCAGGAGATATCAATCCACAGGTCCTTGCAGCACAAGCATGTGGTTGGCTTCCACAGCTTCTTTGAGGACTCCCTAAACATATACATTATACTAGAGCTTTGTAAGAGACGG tcAATGATGGAGCTTCACAAACGTAGAAAAGCAATCACCGAGCCGGAGACCCGGTTCTACATGCATCAGATCTTGCTCGGAGTGCAGTACTTGCATAGCAAGCGGATCATCCACCGGGACTTGAAACTCGGCAATCTGTTCCTTGACGATGACCTCCATGTCAAGATTGGAGATTTTGGCCTTGCAGCCAGAATTGAATATGAAG GAGAGAGAAAGCAGACTTTATGCGGCACACCCAACTACATTGCACCAGAGATATTGACGAAGAAGGGCCACTCCTTCGAAGTGGACATCTGGAGCTTGGGATGCATCATGTACACCCTCCTCGTGGGGAAGCCGCCCTTTGAGACTTCTACACTCAAGGACACCTATAAGAGGATCAAGCAGTGTGAATACAG CGAAGGCGTTGAATTAGCGCTGCGCCTATGTTGCGCGGGCCCCTGGCATAAGTTGGGCTCTCGGTACGCTCAGGCCTTGGTCGAACATAAAACCGTCTCGCAGCAGTACAG GATCCCATCGTCGCTGCGCAAGCCGGCAGCGTCCATGATAGTGCTGCAGCTTCAGTCCAACCCGGCGCGGCGGCCGTCGGTGGACAAACTACTGCAGCACGAGTTCTTCTCGTCTGGCATCCTGCCAGCTGCGCTGCCGGTGTCCTGCCTCACGACCGCGCCTCGTACCGACCAGCTGGAGGGCGTGGCGCTCCACCGCCGCCCGCTCAACGAGGTCAACACCAATG ATCACGCGATGGCGGTGGACTCGCCGGTGAAGCGCGAGCCGGGCGCCGAGCCGCGCGCCGTGGAGCCCACGTCGCACCGCCAGAACCTCGTCGCGCTGCGCGACCAACTCGCCGCGCTGCTTGTGGGGAAG CTGAAATGCCGGCCAGAATGCCTGACGGACGAGCTCAGCGACCCGGCCGCCCAGCCGCTGGTGTGGGTCGGCAAGTGGGTGGACTACAGCGACAAGTACGGCTTCGGCTACCAGCTCTGCGATGAGAGCGTCGGCGTCATGTTCAACGACACCACCAAGCTCATCATGCTCGCCAATGGACT AAATGTGCATTACATCAACCGACAGGGCCAGGAGCAGTACATGACAATGCGGGAGTATCCGCAAGAGCTTGACAAGAAGATGAAACTACTCACTTACTTCAGAAGATACATGACTGAACACCTCATGAAAGCTG GTGCGTCGATGCCGGTCAGAGAGAGTGATGGACTGTCGCGATTGCCGCATCTGCACCAGTGGTTCAGAACGACGCTAGCAGTCATCATGTACCTCACAAATGGAACTCTACAG ATTAACTTCCAAGACCACACGAAAATCATACTTTGCCCACTCATGCAAGCAGTGACATACATTGACGTCGAGAAGAACTTCAGAACATTCCGCTTCAGCACAATTGAAGAGCATGGCTGTGATAAGAAGTTATACACAAACCTTACATACGCTTTAGAGAAACTAAACAGTGTATTAGCTAATAAGCTTTGCTAG
- the LOC135084067 gene encoding serine/threonine-protein kinase polo isoform X3, with protein sequence MSSIKEDEKKEIPEIIHDPQTNCSYQRLRFFGKGGFAKCYEIQDLANHQVYAGKIVSKKLMVKTSQKEKMAQEISIHRSLQHKHVVGFHSFFEDSLNIYIILELCKRRSMMELHKRRKAITEPETRFYMHQILLGVQYLHSKRIIHRDLKLGNLFLDDDLHVKIGDFGLAARIEYEGERKQTLCGTPNYIAPEILTKKGHSFEVDIWSLGCIMYTLLVGKPPFETSTLKDTYKRIKQCEYSEGVELALRLCCAGPWHKLGSRYAQALVEHKTVSQQYRIPSSLRKPAASMIVLQLQSNPARRPSVDKLLQHEFFSSGILPAALPVSCLTTAPRTDQLEGVALHRRPLNEVNTNVDHAMAVDSPVKREPGAEPRAVEPTSHRQNLVALRDQLAALLVGKLKCRPECLTDELSDPAAQPLVWVGKWVDYSDKYGFGYQLCDESVGVMFNDTTKLIMLANGLNVHYINRQGQEQYMTMREYPQELDKKMKLLTYFRRYMTEHLMKAGASMPVRESDGLSRLPHLHQWFRTTLAVIMYLTNGTLQINFQDHTKIILCPLMQAVTYIDVEKNFRTFRFSTIEEHGCDKKLYTNLTYALEKLNSVLANKLC encoded by the exons ATGTCCTCGATCAAAGAAGATGAAAAGAAAGAGATTCCTGAAATCATACACGACCCTCAAACCAACTGTTCCTATCAAAGGTTGCGATTTTTCGGAAAG GGTGGCTTTGCAAAATGCTACGAAATACAGGACTTGGCCAACCACCAAGTTTATGCTGGCAAAATTGTGTCAAAGAAGTTGATGGTGAAGACCAGCCAGAAAGAGAAGATGGCTCAGGAGATATCAATCCACAGGTCCTTGCAGCACAAGCATGTGGTTGGCTTCCACAGCTTCTTTGAGGACTCCCTAAACATATACATTATACTAGAGCTTTGTAAGAGACGG tcAATGATGGAGCTTCACAAACGTAGAAAAGCAATCACCGAGCCGGAGACCCGGTTCTACATGCATCAGATCTTGCTCGGAGTGCAGTACTTGCATAGCAAGCGGATCATCCACCGGGACTTGAAACTCGGCAATCTGTTCCTTGACGATGACCTCCATGTCAAGATTGGAGATTTTGGCCTTGCAGCCAGAATTGAATATGAAG GAGAGAGAAAGCAGACTTTATGCGGCACACCCAACTACATTGCACCAGAGATATTGACGAAGAAGGGCCACTCCTTCGAAGTGGACATCTGGAGCTTGGGATGCATCATGTACACCCTCCTCGTGGGGAAGCCGCCCTTTGAGACTTCTACACTCAAGGACACCTATAAGAGGATCAAGCAGTGTGAATACAG CGAAGGCGTTGAATTAGCGCTGCGCCTATGTTGCGCGGGCCCCTGGCATAAGTTGGGCTCTCGGTACGCTCAGGCCTTGGTCGAACATAAAACCGTCTCGCAGCAGTACAG GATCCCATCGTCGCTGCGCAAGCCGGCAGCGTCCATGATAGTGCTGCAGCTTCAGTCCAACCCGGCGCGGCGGCCGTCGGTGGACAAACTACTGCAGCACGAGTTCTTCTCGTCTGGCATCCTGCCAGCTGCGCTGCCGGTGTCCTGCCTCACGACCGCGCCTCGTACCGACCAGCTGGAGGGCGTGGCGCTCCACCGCCGCCCGCTCAACGAGGTCAACACCAATG TAGATCACGCGATGGCGGTGGACTCGCCGGTGAAGCGCGAGCCGGGCGCCGAGCCGCGCGCCGTGGAGCCCACGTCGCACCGCCAGAACCTCGTCGCGCTGCGCGACCAACTCGCCGCGCTGCTTGTGGGGAAG CTGAAATGCCGGCCAGAATGCCTGACGGACGAGCTCAGCGACCCGGCCGCCCAGCCGCTGGTGTGGGTCGGCAAGTGGGTGGACTACAGCGACAAGTACGGCTTCGGCTACCAGCTCTGCGATGAGAGCGTCGGCGTCATGTTCAACGACACCACCAAGCTCATCATGCTCGCCAATGGACT AAATGTGCATTACATCAACCGACAGGGCCAGGAGCAGTACATGACAATGCGGGAGTATCCGCAAGAGCTTGACAAGAAGATGAAACTACTCACTTACTTCAGAAGATACATGACTGAACACCTCATGAAAGCTG GTGCGTCGATGCCGGTCAGAGAGAGTGATGGACTGTCGCGATTGCCGCATCTGCACCAGTGGTTCAGAACGACGCTAGCAGTCATCATGTACCTCACAAATGGAACTCTACAG ATTAACTTCCAAGACCACACGAAAATCATACTTTGCCCACTCATGCAAGCAGTGACATACATTGACGTCGAGAAGAACTTCAGAACATTCCGCTTCAGCACAATTGAAGAGCATGGCTGTGATAAGAAGTTATACACAAACCTTACATACGCTTTAGAGAAACTAAACAGTGTATTAGCTAATAAGCTTTGCTAG
- the LOC135084104 gene encoding stromal cell-derived factor 2, whose amino-acid sequence MIFHKFSIISLVFTLVLYTSLFIKSSNGSKAEYVTCGTILKLINPDLRLRLHSHDVKYGSGSGQQSVTGVDVSDDHNSHWAVRPATGETCKRGAPIKCNTVIRLQHVATKKNLHSHYFTSPLSGNQEVSCYGDENGEGDSGDNWTVVCNNDYWRRDTPVKLKHVDTATFLAGSGRTFGRPISGQGEIVGINSQYGAYTDWQAKEGLFVHPSDPLPHQKHAVHSEL is encoded by the exons ATGATTTTTCACAAGTTTTCCATTATTTCTTTAGTATTTACGTTAGTTCTTTATacttcattatttattaaatcttcAAATG GCTCTAAAGCGGAATATGTAACGTGTGGGACGATACTGAAACTGATAAATCCTGATCTCCGACTTCGGCTACATTCCCATGATGTGAAGTATGGCTCAGGCTCTGGCCAGCAGTCTGTGACTGGTGTGGACGTATCGGACGATCACAACAGCCACTGGGCGGTGCGGCCCGCGACTGGCGAGACATGTAAACGAGG TGCACCTATCAAATGCAACACAGTTATAAGATTACAACATGTTGCAACAAAGAAGAATCTGCATTCGCATTACTTCACATCGCCCCTGTCGGGCAACCAAGAGGTGTCATGTTACGGGGATGAAAATGGAGAGGGAGATAGTGGAGACAACTGGACCGTAGTCTGCAACAATGACTACTGGAGAAGAGATACACCAGTGAAACTAAAGCATGTTGACACTGCCAC ATTCTTAGCTGGTTCAGGCCGCACCTTCGGCCGACCTATCAGTGGCCAGGGAGAAATAGTTGGCATCAACTCACAGTATGGAGCATACACCGACTGGCAAGCCAAAGAGGGTCTCTTTGTGCACCCAAGTGATCCGCTGCCACACCAAAAACACGCTGTACATTCCGAGTTATAG
- the LOC135084067 gene encoding serine/threonine-protein kinase polo isoform X1: MAEMSGKHKTVTCTCFLANFKMSSIKEDEKKEIPEIIHDPQTNCSYQRLRFFGKGGFAKCYEIQDLANHQVYAGKIVSKKLMVKTSQKEKMAQEISIHRSLQHKHVVGFHSFFEDSLNIYIILELCKRRSMMELHKRRKAITEPETRFYMHQILLGVQYLHSKRIIHRDLKLGNLFLDDDLHVKIGDFGLAARIEYEGERKQTLCGTPNYIAPEILTKKGHSFEVDIWSLGCIMYTLLVGKPPFETSTLKDTYKRIKQCEYSEGVELALRLCCAGPWHKLGSRYAQALVEHKTVSQQYRIPSSLRKPAASMIVLQLQSNPARRPSVDKLLQHEFFSSGILPAALPVSCLTTAPRTDQLEGVALHRRPLNEVNTNVDHAMAVDSPVKREPGAEPRAVEPTSHRQNLVALRDQLAALLVGKLKCRPECLTDELSDPAAQPLVWVGKWVDYSDKYGFGYQLCDESVGVMFNDTTKLIMLANGLNVHYINRQGQEQYMTMREYPQELDKKMKLLTYFRRYMTEHLMKAGASMPVRESDGLSRLPHLHQWFRTTLAVIMYLTNGTLQINFQDHTKIILCPLMQAVTYIDVEKNFRTFRFSTIEEHGCDKKLYTNLTYALEKLNSVLANKLC, from the exons TTTAAAATGTCCTCGATCAAAGAAGATGAAAAGAAAGAGATTCCTGAAATCATACACGACCCTCAAACCAACTGTTCCTATCAAAGGTTGCGATTTTTCGGAAAG GGTGGCTTTGCAAAATGCTACGAAATACAGGACTTGGCCAACCACCAAGTTTATGCTGGCAAAATTGTGTCAAAGAAGTTGATGGTGAAGACCAGCCAGAAAGAGAAGATGGCTCAGGAGATATCAATCCACAGGTCCTTGCAGCACAAGCATGTGGTTGGCTTCCACAGCTTCTTTGAGGACTCCCTAAACATATACATTATACTAGAGCTTTGTAAGAGACGG tcAATGATGGAGCTTCACAAACGTAGAAAAGCAATCACCGAGCCGGAGACCCGGTTCTACATGCATCAGATCTTGCTCGGAGTGCAGTACTTGCATAGCAAGCGGATCATCCACCGGGACTTGAAACTCGGCAATCTGTTCCTTGACGATGACCTCCATGTCAAGATTGGAGATTTTGGCCTTGCAGCCAGAATTGAATATGAAG GAGAGAGAAAGCAGACTTTATGCGGCACACCCAACTACATTGCACCAGAGATATTGACGAAGAAGGGCCACTCCTTCGAAGTGGACATCTGGAGCTTGGGATGCATCATGTACACCCTCCTCGTGGGGAAGCCGCCCTTTGAGACTTCTACACTCAAGGACACCTATAAGAGGATCAAGCAGTGTGAATACAG CGAAGGCGTTGAATTAGCGCTGCGCCTATGTTGCGCGGGCCCCTGGCATAAGTTGGGCTCTCGGTACGCTCAGGCCTTGGTCGAACATAAAACCGTCTCGCAGCAGTACAG GATCCCATCGTCGCTGCGCAAGCCGGCAGCGTCCATGATAGTGCTGCAGCTTCAGTCCAACCCGGCGCGGCGGCCGTCGGTGGACAAACTACTGCAGCACGAGTTCTTCTCGTCTGGCATCCTGCCAGCTGCGCTGCCGGTGTCCTGCCTCACGACCGCGCCTCGTACCGACCAGCTGGAGGGCGTGGCGCTCCACCGCCGCCCGCTCAACGAGGTCAACACCAATG TAGATCACGCGATGGCGGTGGACTCGCCGGTGAAGCGCGAGCCGGGCGCCGAGCCGCGCGCCGTGGAGCCCACGTCGCACCGCCAGAACCTCGTCGCGCTGCGCGACCAACTCGCCGCGCTGCTTGTGGGGAAG CTGAAATGCCGGCCAGAATGCCTGACGGACGAGCTCAGCGACCCGGCCGCCCAGCCGCTGGTGTGGGTCGGCAAGTGGGTGGACTACAGCGACAAGTACGGCTTCGGCTACCAGCTCTGCGATGAGAGCGTCGGCGTCATGTTCAACGACACCACCAAGCTCATCATGCTCGCCAATGGACT AAATGTGCATTACATCAACCGACAGGGCCAGGAGCAGTACATGACAATGCGGGAGTATCCGCAAGAGCTTGACAAGAAGATGAAACTACTCACTTACTTCAGAAGATACATGACTGAACACCTCATGAAAGCTG GTGCGTCGATGCCGGTCAGAGAGAGTGATGGACTGTCGCGATTGCCGCATCTGCACCAGTGGTTCAGAACGACGCTAGCAGTCATCATGTACCTCACAAATGGAACTCTACAG ATTAACTTCCAAGACCACACGAAAATCATACTTTGCCCACTCATGCAAGCAGTGACATACATTGACGTCGAGAAGAACTTCAGAACATTCCGCTTCAGCACAATTGAAGAGCATGGCTGTGATAAGAAGTTATACACAAACCTTACATACGCTTTAGAGAAACTAAACAGTGTATTAGCTAATAAGCTTTGCTAG
- the LOC135084124 gene encoding steroid receptor RNA activator 1: MEDCKPSGNPNNKGSFDPGWNDPPTFSYNAQQTTPNRPRNFLNKRVAFPLSGTGVSNATPPPVNMPPMPAALPVAPPVHSNPKLFQPEEGVDIDSESTLNEVKDILITFLESSSELGPKANDIKRRINMMEEMWTSGKLNKRIHLHMKELAYALRDDQPSKADDIHRALMVDHVNAVGSWMPGIKQLVHHCIARSELLNIEKE, translated from the exons ATGGAAGATTGCAAGCCATCTGGAAACCCTAATAACAAAG GTTCATTCGATCCTGGATGGAACGATCCCCCTACTTTCTCATACAACGCCCAACAGACGACTCCGAACAGACCGCGTAACTTTCTAAACAAAAGAGTAGCCTTTCCCTTATCAGGAACTGGCGTTAGCAACGCAACCCCGCCTCCTGTAAATATGCCGCCCATGCCAGCTGCGTTACCTGTAGCTCCACCAGTGCACAGCAACCCTAAATTGTTTCAACCCGAGGAAGGGGTAGACATTGACAGTGAAAGTACTTTGAATGAAGTTAAAGATATCCTAATAACATTTTTGGAGAGCAGCAGTGAGTTAGGGCCCAAGGCAAATGATATCAAGAGGAGAATAAACATGATGGAGGAAATGTGGACTAGTGGAAAATTGAATAAAAGGATTCATTTACATATGAAAGAGTTGGCTTATG CTCTCAGAGATGACCAACCGAGTAAGGCAGATGATATCCATAGGGCTCTGATGGTAGACCATGTGAATGCTGTTGGATCTTGGATGCCAGGTATAAAGCAGCTAGTGCATCACTGCATAGCTCGTTCAGAGTTACTAAACATAGAGAAAGAATAG